The Lates calcarifer isolate ASB-BC8 linkage group LG6, TLL_Latcal_v3, whole genome shotgun sequence genome includes a region encoding these proteins:
- the prim1 gene encoding DNA primase small subunit — protein MPSSDYDPACLPDLLPLYYRRLFPFSQYYRWLNYGGVQKNYFQNREFSFTLKDDIYVRYQSFSTQIELEKEMQKMNPYKIDIGAIYSHRPNQHNTVKSGTFQALEKELVFDIDMTDYDDVRSCCSAADICSKCWTLMTIAIRILDRALREDFGFQHLLWVYSGRRGVHCWVCDEAARKLSVAARSAVAEYLSLVKGGEETVKKVVLTDPIHPFIRESLTVVENYFSQYALQGQEILSRKESVDKVLALVPEDVRKELQQRFQNEKKPESRWKHVLDEASRKQSTAKKGQHFEKEIMLQYCYPRLDVNVSKGVNHLLKSPFSVHPKTGRISVPIDLTELDTFDPFAVPTISLICEELDRPRTGEEELEDTKEKENEMDAAERRKIRDFKRTSLAKYVKCFDRFLDGMARSWKGELLRKSDLQKEF, from the exons ATGCCGTCCTCAGATTATGACCCGGCTTGTCTGCCGGATTTACTGCCGCTGTACTACCGGCGGCTGTTCCCCTTCTCCCAGTACTATCGCTGGCTAAACTATGGAGGAG TGCAGAAGAACTACTTCCAGAATCGAGAGTTCTCCTTCACGCTCAAAGATGACATCTACGTCCGCTACCAGTCGTTCAGCACACAGATCGAGCTGGAGAAGGAAATGCAGAAGATGAACCCTTACAAGATCGACATTGGAGCGATATACAGTCACAGG CCGaaccaacacaacacagtgaagTCAGGAACCTTCCAGGCGCTGGAGAAGGAGCTGGTGTTTGATATTGATATGACAGATTATGATGATGtcagaagctgctgcag TGCTGCAGACATTTGCTCCAAGTGCTGGACCCTGATGACCATCGCTATTCGTATCCTGGATAGAGCTCTGCGAG AGGACTTTGGCTTCCAGCACCTGCTGTGGGTTTATTCTGGCAGAAGAGGAGTGCATTGCTGGGTGTGTGATGAAGCTGCCAGGAAGCTCTCTGTAGCTGCTCGCTCTGCTGTTGCAGAATACCTGAGCCTGGTGAAG GGTGGTGAGGAGACAGTGAAGAAAGTAGTGCTTACTGATCCAATTCATCCTTTTATCAG AGAGTCTCTGACAGTGGTGGAGAATTACTTTTCCCAGTACGCTCTACAGGGACAGGAGATACTCAGTCGCAAGGAGTCTGTAGACAAAGTGCTGGCACTTGTGCCTGAAGAT GTTAGAAAAGAATTGCAGCAGCGCTTCCAAAATGAGAAGAAACCTGAGAGCCGATGGAAACACGTCTTGGATGAAGCGAGCAGGAAGCAG TCTACTGCAAAGAAGGGCCAACACTTTGAGAAAGAAATCATGCTGCAGTATTGTTACCCACGGCTCGATGTGAATGTCAGTAAAGGAGTGAACCATTTGCTGAAGAGCCCCTTCAGTGTCCACCCCAAAACAG GACGCATTTCTGTTCCCATTGACCTCACAGAATTAGACACGTTTGATCCTTTTGCTGTGCCCACAATCAG TCTGATCTGCGAGGAGCTGGACCGGCCCAGAACAGGAGAAGAGGAGTTAGAGGACACGAAGGAGAAGGAAAACGAGATGGATGCAGCAGAGAGACGGAAGATCAGAG